From one Babesia bovis T2Bo chromosome 3, whole genome shotgun sequence genomic stretch:
- a CDS encoding structural maintenance of chromosome (RecF/RecN/SMC) N terminal domain family protein has protein sequence MYIKEVNLCGFRTYRDQCSFQFSKGYNVIVGQNGSGKSNVLLAVSFALAENLEQTNREYYLYRGIESSEDEEYTANVEVIFDISSDSRARSVVDDDGELRLKRIFSRSKDLYLVNGRQMSRKDYRQLLESVNLIPFSKQSASYRNDLHFIVKQGAVGKLCNLTSEERLLAFRDVIGHRSFDSKIDESLKLLQDYDVTSSSVDTQLSQIERKLESLAIQREATEEWSVLDAERRVLNARLLLHKVAQLREDLQAKISLEFSHTEAIGTLQTRIDLLGMDIKEARNALSIVESMDTSRVTESEISGLSATIADVESDISSVRNEINVLVHTKGELEHEMSSLTQHIDESSVSLSDTERNCSDISQRIQEIETELSEVLHRQRNPGEKIQDMIDRLEHKKVDAYASIKEIDSQQLVLSNSLTRCNLDLERVQAELRQLDALYISKSETVQQCSEELEVLVEQRRVKQHELSVNNMKLSTLRVQYGDAEKSFSKVALSHNSTLSMVKDWLASDSSAAHRSDYVGFLLDLLTIPDAFRVAIEQTLGTKLFTIIVRTMACARSLMSYVEGAGTHYGNIRIVPLDMLAATGTDRGKASGIDLNRDEAMPLIECVRYDDLIQPALRSLLGSFCLVENAEVAGRILPMQVNCVTPDGQVFYHRGSVSGGYIDLTESVLSLYSTMKSRDSELRKLCEYVTTLTTELASLDTQQAALSQKHNAAKAARQDVQAKLRQMQITAQHLKSQEEVIRQKLSDNTKERLLQQIKSWDEQIAVFERSLTPSPAEVAALAERQAVLESDLSRLRGEKLGYEARFHGLKDSISELCNKRNTVAKRIITTMQMLEEYENHVAELGSKLKQLRQNRDSMDTELVESYQELDSIRQRRDELCSRLHQLDTELVSKKADLSDVTSRLHETTQAVSTLRVSLKDSEEELSKVDPAVIREAESVPIKDKEHVISRLSELNKRCAKFDLSSHGAEDEYAALRAEFTGLKDRQERMTRSHAAILKSIQALKSQKDANLVQMLSQLNQKLSATFAELVTGGRLQAVLIRRDASVGDISSSVAVCLPECFVDSPDEETFTGLDLQVSFSPDAERMQLYQLSGGQKTLVSLAFILAAQRLHTAPFYLLDEIDAALDDNYRLNVSQLLSRQCNEGSQCILTTFRPELLRPGEVFYEVCNSGGTSTARRVSMREAISVINKCPLALTNGRS, from the exons ATGTATATCAAGGAGGTAAACCTTTGTGGATTCCGGACGTACCGGGATCAGTGCTCATTTCAATTCAGCAAGGGCTACAATGTAATTG TTGGCCAAAATGGCTCCGGCAAGAGCAACGTGCTGCTGGCTGTGAGCTTTGCCTTGGCGGAGAACCTGGAGCAAACGAATCGGGAGTACTACCTCTACCGGGGTATTGAGTCATCCGAAGACGAGGAGTACACTGCGAATGTGGAGGTTATTTTTGACATTTCCAGTGACTCCCGTGCGAGATCCGTGGTTGACGACGATGGTGAATTGCGCTTGAAGCGTATATTCTCCCGTTCAAAGGATTTGTACCTGGTTAACGGCCGCCAGATGTCACGGAAGGACTACCGCCAGCTGCTAGAGAGTGTGAATCTGATCCCCTTTAGCAAGCAGAGTGCCTCCTATCGCAATGACCTGCATTTCATAGTGAAGCAGGGTGCAGTGGGCAAGTTGTGTAACCTGACCTCGGAGGAGCGTCTTTTGGCATTTCGGGATGTTATTGGCCATCGATCTTTCGACTCTAAGATCGATGAGTCCCTGAAGCTGCTTCAGGACTACGATGTGACTTCCAGCTCTGTAGACACCCAGTTATCGCAGATCGAGCGCAAGTTAGAGTCCCTAGCGATACAACGGGAGGCAACCGAGGAGTGGTCGGTTTTGGACGCCGAGCGTCGCGTTTTAAATGCGCGGCTGCTTCTTCATAAAGTAGCTCAGCTGCGCGAAGATCTACAAGCTAAAATATCATTGGAATTCAGCCATACAGAGGCCATTGGCACATTGCAAACACGGATTGATTTACTGGGCATGGACATTAAAGAGGCGCGTAATGCGCTGTCCATTGTCGAGTCCATGGACACCTCGAGGGTCACTGAATCTGAGATATCCGGTTTAAGTGCTACTATCGCAGATGTGGAGTCTGATATATCCTCTGTTCGAAATGAGATCAATGTACTGGTCCACACCAAGGGCGAGCTTGAGCATGAGATGTCGTCTTTAACCCAGCACATAGATGAGAGTTCAGTGTCGCTATCTGATACCGAGCGTAATTGCTCCGATATCAGTCAACGCATCCAGGAGATTGAAACTGAGTTGAGTGAGGTGTTGCACCGGCAACGGAACCCTGGTGAAAAAATACAGGATATGATAGATCGCCTTGAACATAAGAAGGTGGACGCCTACGCTAGTATAAAGGAGATTGACTCACAGCAGTTGGTGCTATCCAACTCACTCACACGATGTAACCTTGATTTAGAACGGGTACAGGCTGAATTGAGACAGCTTGATGCCTTGTACATATCTAAATCTGAGACTGTCCAGCAATGCAGCGAGGAGCTTGAAGTGCTAGTGGAGCAGCGCCGTGTCAAGCAGCATGAGCTATCCGTTAATAACATGAAGCTATCTACACTTCGGGTGCAGTACGGTGACGCCGAGAAGAGCTTCAGCAAGGTTGCGCTGTCCCATAATAGTACCTTGTCCATGGTGAAGGACTGGTTGGCAAGTGATAGTTCCGCTGCGCATCGCAGTGATTACGTAGGTTTCCTACTTGACTTATTGACCATACCCGATGCTTTTAGGGTTGCCATTGAGCAGACCCTTGGCACCAAGTTGTTCACTATCATAGTCCGCACAATGGCTTGTGCAAGGTCACTTATGAGTTACGTGGAGGGTGCCGGCACTCACTATGGCAATATCCGCATTGTGCCCCTTGATATGTTGGCGGCAACTGGTACTGACCGTGGTAAGGCATCTGGTATAGACCTAAATCGTGATGAGGCAATGCCGCTTATAGAGTGTGTCCGTTATGATGACTTGATCCAACCAGCTTTACGTTCACTGCTGGGTAGTTTCTGCTTGGTTGAAAACGCCGAGGTTGCAGGGCGCATACTGCCCATGCAGGTTAATTGTGTAACCCCCGATGGCCAGGTGTTCTATCACCGGGGGTCGGTTTCAGGCGGGTACATAGATTTGACTGAGTCGGTATTAAGCCTGTATTCCACTATGAAATCACGGGACTCGGAGCTACGGAAGCTGTGTGAGTACGTTACAACCCTGACTACTGAGCTTGCGTCATTAGATACG CAACAGGCGGCACTCAGCCAGAAGCACAATGCTGCTAAGGCAGCACGGCAAGATGTGCAGGCCAAGCTGCGTCAAATGCAGATTACCGCCCAGCATTTGAAGAGTCAGGAGGAGGTTATCCGCCAGAAGTTGTCTGACAATACCAAGGAGCGGCTGTTGCAGCAGATAAAATCATGGGACGAGCAGATTGCGGTATTCGAGAGGTCCCTGACTCCATCACCAGCTGAGGTTGCTGCGTTGGCGGAACGCCAGGCTGTTCTAGAATCTGATTTATCTCGTTTACGTGGTGAGAAGCTTGGCTATGAAGCGAGGTTCCATGGATTAAAAGATAGTATATCGGAGCTATGTAACAAGCGCAATACCGTAGCCAAGCGGATAATCACTACAATGCAGATGTTGGAGGAGTATGAAAACCATGTGGCAGAATTAGGTTCGAAGTTAAAGCAACTTCGTCAAAACCGTGATTCCATGGACACCGAGCTTGTGGAATCGTATCAAGAGCTCGATAGCATACGTCAGCGCCGTGATGAGTTATGCTCCCGTCTACACCAGCTGGACACCGAGCTTGTCTCGAAGAAGGCTGATTTATCTGATGTTACATCACGGCTACATGAAACTACCCAGGCGGTGTCTACTCTAAG GGTATCGCTGAAGGACTCTGAAGAGGAGCTGTCTAAGGTGGACCCAGCGGTTATACGCGAGGCGGAGTCGGTGCCTATCAAGGATAAGGAGCATGTCATATCTAGGCTCTCTGAGCTCAACAAGCGTTGCGCCAAGTTTGATTTATCCAGTCACGGCGCCGAGGATGAGTACGCTGCACTGCGTG CTGAATTTACTGGCCTGAAGGACCGTCAAGAGCGCATGACGCGCTCTCACGCGGCGATACTAAAGTCTATACAAGCGCTAAAGAGCCAGAAGGACGCTAACCTGGTCCAGATGCTATCGCAGCTGAATCAAAAGCTTTCCGCAACCTTTGCGGAACTGGTTACCGGCGGTCGTTTACAAGCG GTTCTGATACGGCGTGATGCGTCCGTTGGCGACATTTCGTCAAGCGTGGCTGTTTGCTTGCCCG AATGCTTTGTGGACAGCCCTGATGAGGAGACTTTTACCGGCTTGGATCTACAAGTGTCATTTAGCCCCGATGCCGAGCGTATGCAGCTATACCAGTTGTCCGGTGGACAAAAGACACTAGTGTCCCTGGCGTTCATCCTGGCTGCTCAGCGCTTACATACGGCGCCATTCTATCTACTGGATGAGATTGACGCTGCCCTGGATGATAACTATCGCCTCAACGTATCTCAGCTACTATCACGTCAGTGCAATGAGGGTTCACAGTGTATCCTAACTACGTTCCG TCCCGAGCTTTTGCGACCCGGGGAGGTGTTTTACGAGGTATGCAATTCGGGTGGTACCAGTACCGCTCGCCGCGTGTCTATGAGGGAAGCTATATCGGTAATCAACAAG TGCCCCTTGGCCTTGACTAACGGCCGGTCGTAG
- a CDS encoding putative casein kinase I, which produces MISRSLEIRVGGKYRLGRKIGSGSFGDIFMGTQIQTGEDVAIKLESHRSRHPQLLYESKLYRLLAGGVGIPTIHWYGIEGEYNILIMDLLGPSLEDLFTICNRKLSLKSVLMLADQMLNRIEYCHSKNFIHRDIKPDNFLIGRGKKISIVYIIDFGLAKKYRDPKTGQHICYREGKNLTGTARYASINTHLGIEQSRRDDLEALGYVLLYFMRGSLPWQGLKANSKKDKYDKISEKKIAIPVDLLCKQLPFEFVTFINYARSLRFEDRPDYPYLRRILKDLFFRQGYQYDFIFDWTFLHTAQLMHTMVNEDIERFERMNRERDAEEPATRPALINN; this is translated from the coding sequence ATGATCTCGAGATCGTTGGAGATTCGCGTTGGTGGGAAGTATCGTCTCGGACGTAAGATTGGTAGCGGCTCATTTGGCGATATCTTTATGGGCACGCAGATTCAAACAGGCGAGGACGTTGCCATCAAACTTGAATCACACCGCAGCAGGCACCCTCAGCTTCTATATGAATCAAAGCTATATCGTCTTCTAGCCGGTGGAGTGGGTATACCCACCATCCACTGGTATGGCATCGAAGGTGAGTACAACATCCTCATTATGGATTTGCTCGGTCCCTCCCTGGAGGACCTCTTCACTATTTGTAATCGCAAGCTTAGTTTAAAGAGTGTACTGATGCTTGCCGACCAGATGCTGAACCGTATAGAATATTGCCACTCCAAGAACTTTATTCATCGTGATATTAAACCCGATAACTTTTTGATCGGTCGCGGTAAGAAAATATCGATAGTTTACATAATCGACTTTGGATTGGCCAAGAAATATCGTGACCCAAAGACTGGTCAGCACATTTGTTACCGTGAGGGCAAGAATCTTACAGGTACAGCTCGTTACGCCAGCATCAACACTCATTTGGGTATTGAGCAAAGCCGCCGTGATGATTTGGAGGCCTTGGGTTACGTTCTTCTGTATTTCATGCGTGGATCACTTCCATGGCAGGGCTTGAAGGCTAACAGCAAGAAGGATAAGTACGACAAGATCAGCGAGAAAAAGATCGCGATACCGGTTGATTTATTATGTAAGCAGTTGCCCTTTGAGTTCGTCACGTTTATTAACTATGCGCGCTCACTGCGCTTCGAGGATCGTCCTGATTACCCGTACCTACGCCGGATACTGAAGGACCTGTTTTTCAGGCAAGGCTATCAATACGACTTCATTTTTGACTGGACATTCTTACACACTGCCCAGTTGATGCATACGATGGTAAACGAGGACATTGAACGGTTTGAGCGCATGAATCGGGAGCGTGATGCTGAGGAGCCTGCCACCCGCCCTGCTTTGATTAATAATTAG
- a CDS encoding Prefoldin subunit family protein, with translation MATKVDYEISEEDQNNIVQFSKVFNERNQAEKRLKTLKEQVQNLTDAEEELMITMDTPYLKIGDCFLRFEESELGSHLEQQKDESNAEIEKLESSLQELTAKSTELKAMLYAKLGNRINLEG, from the exons ATGGCAACTAAAGTAGATTACGAAATTAGCGAGGAGGATCAAAATAACATTGTGCAGTTCAGCAAGGTGTTCAATGAACGGAACCAAGCTGAGAAACGCTTGAAAACTCTGAAGGAGCAGGTACAAAACCTAACTGATGCTGAGGAGGAGCTTATGATTACCATGGATACACCATATTTGAAGATAG GCGACTGCTTCTTACGTTTCGAAGAATCCGAACTTGGCAGCCACTTGGAGCAGCAGAAGGACGAATCCAATGCTGAAATCGAGAAGCTAGAGTCGTCGCTGCAAGAACTCACAGCTAAATCTACTGAATTAAAGGCTATGCTCTATGCTAAACTAGGCAACCGCATTAACCTGGAGGGTTGA
- a CDS encoding Signal peptidase subunit family protein, which yields MTAPAIRCYTVLSTSLFALWAALALNYLSGQYYRANNPGSGSIKHIRTFELKTVTGQVDRAAFELNLSYDLRDVFDWSANVIFLYATVNYETPKHPVNELIIFDKIITSKEEAYEPGADIVSKYYMIDYARSLRKARVTLRLHYCFVPIGGLIKSYQLAESVFTMPSDYVL from the exons ATGACCGCTCCAGCAATTCGCTGTTACACGGTCCTGAGCACTTCCCTATTTGCATTATGGGCTGCACTGGCCCTGAATTACCTGAGCGGCCAATACTATCGTGCAAACAACCCGGGAAGTGGTTCGATCAAGCACATTAGGACATTTGAATTGAAGACAGTAACCGGGCAG GTTGATCGGGCAGCTTTTGAGTTGAATTTAAGTTACGACCTTCGTGATGTGTTTGATTGGAGTGCGAATGTAATATTCCTGTACGCCACTGTCAATTATGAGACTCCCAAGCACCCAGTGAACGAGTTGATCATATTTGATAAGATCATAACCTCGAAGGAAGAAGCTTACGAGCCCGGCGCGGATATCGTCAGCAAGTACTACATGATCGACTATGCACGTTCGCTTCGCAAAGCTCGTGTAACCTTGCGTCTGCACTACTGTTTCGTGCCCATTGGAGGTTTAATCAAGTCGTACCAACTGGCCGAATCGGTATTCACGATGCCATCGGATTATGTACTGTAG
- a CDS encoding Bacterial DNA-binding family protein: MLTSSLLMTLCLYISAFVILPFAAGHRSALNHGLPSGVDTLKSAFIANPIRPHGSFVTDNARMSSNVDATATSSEVETVTKKQLISEIAQTTNMTQKDVGIVVDEFLKSIVKHLGENKEVSIAKFGLFHNSLRGPRLMKNLQTGEMYTAKPVYVPNVRFYEAVKAEVNQSLKPSY, encoded by the exons ATGTTAACATCTTCTCTTTTAATGActttgtgtttatatattagtGCCTTCGTGATTTTGCCGTTCGCGGCAGGCCACAGGTCAGCTTTAAACCATGGCCTTCCTTCTGGTGTAGACACACTTAAATCGGCATTTATTGCCAACCCTATACGCCCGCACGGTTCCTTCGTGACTGACAACGCGCGTATGTCGTCTAATGTGGATGCCACTGCAACATCCAGTGAGGTTGAG ACTGTAACTAAAAAACAGCTCATTTCCGAGATTGCGCAAACCACTAACATGACCCAAAAAGATGTTGGAATTGTAGTTGACGAGTTTCTAAAGTCGATTGTAAAGCACCTGGGGGAGAACAAGGAGGTCTCCATCGCCAAGTTCGGTTTATTCCACAACTCACTTCGTGGCCCTCGTTTAATGAAGAACTTGCAAACTGGTGAAATGTACACCGCCAAGCCAGTTTACGTACCAAATGTTCGTTTCTATGAGGCTGTCAAGGCCGAGGTCAACCAGTCCTTGAAGCCGTCATATTGA